One window of the bacterium genome contains the following:
- a CDS encoding HDOD domain-containing protein: protein MAVFLNKSLMDVHPRELAGMVKDIPTLPVIYQQLFQAMQDPDFSVPQVSDLIAQDQALSTKILHLVNSAFYGYSKQIQTISRAVVILGFRAVRSAALAISVFDYFKDEGESSGVNMQDFWVHSIAVATTCKVLAEEAKLPNQEEAFVVGLLHDVGKLIEKRYFANDFEDLCRAAQEQHLTWFGGEQLLFQINHATIGKAVFRAWDFPSTVVDAIHYHHEPEKAGTVPQMAALVHVADYVAYEMRMGSPGAYPPSICSPAALKVVGLTLAQTAELHERIREEMQSALQILKLVE, encoded by the coding sequence GTGGCCGTGTTCCTGAACAAGTCGCTGATGGATGTCCACCCGCGCGAGCTCGCGGGCATGGTCAAGGACATCCCGACGCTGCCGGTCATTTACCAGCAGCTGTTCCAGGCCATGCAGGATCCCGACTTCTCGGTGCCGCAGGTCTCGGACCTCATTGCGCAGGACCAGGCGCTGTCGACGAAGATCCTCCATCTCGTCAACTCGGCTTTCTACGGCTACAGCAAGCAGATCCAGACGATCAGTCGCGCCGTGGTCATCCTCGGCTTCCGGGCTGTGCGCAGCGCGGCGCTGGCCATCAGCGTCTTCGACTACTTCAAGGACGAGGGCGAGAGCAGCGGCGTGAACATGCAGGACTTCTGGGTCCACTCGATCGCCGTGGCGACGACCTGCAAGGTGCTGGCCGAGGAAGCCAAGCTGCCGAACCAGGAGGAGGCGTTCGTCGTCGGCCTGCTGCACGACGTGGGCAAGCTGATCGAGAAGCGCTACTTCGCCAACGATTTCGAGGACCTCTGCCGCGCCGCCCAGGAACAGCACCTGACATGGTTCGGCGGCGAGCAGCTGCTGTTCCAGATCAACCACGCCACCATCGGCAAGGCCGTGTTCCGCGCCTGGGACTTCCCCTCGACCGTCGTCGACGCGATCCACTACCACCACGAGCCCGAGAAGGCCGGCACGGTGCCGCAGATGGCGGCGCTGGTGCACGTGGCCGACTACGTCGCGTACGAGATGCGCATGGGTTCGCCGGGCGCATACCCGCCGTCCATCTGCTCGCCGGCGGCGCTCAAGGTCGTGGGCCTGACACTGGCGCAGACGGCCGAACTGCACGAGCGGATCCGCGAGGAGATGCAATCCGCGCTGCAGATCCTCAAGCTGGTCGAATAG
- a CDS encoding metallophosphoesterase, with protein sequence MAERDTTILFVGDMHLGRLPARVPVEVMGGRLPPLSDLGPGAAWLRTAGQAVRLGVDAVALAGDVVHGANDLFEGANELAKGLEILAAARIPVVAVAGNHDTRVLPDLARRGGITLLGAGGTWSALDLAPAGRAPVRLVGWSFPAPHWEASPLQTPPPPAAPGLVTLGLLHGDLDVPGSRYAPVAGAGLTATGYTAWLLGHVHRPDEPPVDGRPFYLGSLTGLDPTETGRHGPVLARIGGDGRLELQRLPLAPLAWLAATLDVGAAEAPARDLPTLVRGAMEDAVLSMPGGPGEALAVGVRLTLRGAVAEPATVRRAAAVLVDGPDACLSVGSTTCFLEKLEVDVQERLDLASLAGTADPVGLLARRILALEGAPVVPGVADPAAWRAAMLREARGRLADIDAQPSFSPLDADSDDATVSREILAAARAVLEHLRASKGGDRAPDPA encoded by the coding sequence TTGGCCGAGCGCGACACCACCATCCTCTTCGTCGGCGACATGCACCTCGGTCGCCTGCCGGCGCGTGTGCCCGTCGAGGTGATGGGCGGCCGGTTGCCCCCGCTGTCGGATCTCGGGCCCGGTGCCGCGTGGTTGCGCACGGCCGGGCAGGCCGTCCGCCTGGGCGTCGATGCGGTGGCCTTGGCCGGCGATGTCGTGCACGGGGCCAATGACCTGTTCGAGGGCGCGAACGAACTGGCGAAGGGACTCGAGATCCTGGCCGCCGCGCGCATTCCCGTGGTGGCGGTGGCCGGCAACCACGACACGCGCGTGCTGCCCGACCTGGCCCGGCGCGGCGGCATCACGCTGCTGGGTGCGGGCGGCACCTGGAGCGCGCTCGACCTGGCGCCGGCCGGACGCGCGCCCGTGCGCCTGGTGGGCTGGTCGTTCCCGGCCCCGCACTGGGAAGCGAGTCCGCTGCAGACGCCGCCGCCGCCTGCGGCGCCGGGCCTGGTGACGCTGGGCCTGCTGCACGGCGACCTGGACGTGCCCGGCAGCCGTTACGCCCCCGTTGCCGGCGCCGGACTCACGGCGACCGGCTACACCGCCTGGCTGCTCGGCCACGTGCACCGTCCGGACGAGCCGCCCGTCGACGGCCGCCCCTTCTACCTCGGTTCGCTCACCGGCCTGGATCCGACCGAGACCGGCCGCCACGGCCCGGTGCTGGCACGGATCGGCGGCGACGGCCGCCTTGAACTGCAGCGGCTGCCGCTGGCGCCGCTCGCCTGGCTGGCAGCGACACTGGATGTGGGCGCGGCGGAGGCGCCGGCCCGTGACCTGCCCACGCTGGTGCGCGGCGCCATGGAAGACGCCGTACTGTCCATGCCGGGCGGTCCCGGCGAGGCGTTGGCGGTGGGCGTGCGCCTGACCCTGCGCGGCGCAGTCGCCGAGCCGGCGACGGTGCGCCGGGCTGCCGCCGTGCTGGTCGATGGTCCGGACGCCTGCCTGAGCGTCGGCAGCACGACCTGCTTCCTGGAGAAGCTCGAAGTCGACGTGCAGGAGCGGTTGGACCTGGCCTCGCTGGCCGGGACTGCCGACCCGGTGGGCCTGCTCGCGCGGCGCATCCTGGCCCTGGAAGGCGCCCCGGTGGTACCGGGCGTGGCCGACCCCGCTGCCTGGCGTGCGGCGATGCTGCGCGAGGCGCGCGGGCGACTGGCCGACATCGATGCGCAACCGTCGTTCTCCCCGCTCGACGCCGACAGCGACGATGCGACCGTCAGTCGCGAGATCCTTGCCGCCGCGCGCGCGGTGCTGGAGCACCTGCGCGCGTCGAAGGGAGGCGATCGTGCGCCTGACCCGGCTTGA
- a CDS encoding AAA family ATPase, giving the protein MRLTRLDIESLPGLDGRFTLEPAPGINVVVGPNASGKSSLARAVHGLLWPKNTPGAARQFLAATFVDTGGERVAVRRPDGAFEWLRGGQPTAAPRLPDDHLRSRYELGLTDLVEQRGPGRDRAFAAEIRRQMTGGVDLDLAGNDLFRSSAALASRRLKEWRQAALVRDEQERHQRDLHERQRGLDAWRTELAATAAQGRDAEALRAALAVLDARDILATATAQMTAFPPALAAFRPEDPQAHQSALQRLAEAEAELAACTRRLNEAVARREALGPVPPFPPAVDSLLDAWRQAAGWLESSAVDLAGAHSQREDAAARLRGAADEGPSAAGSPDRESLARLARLFVDAEEARARLNAADALLSERLLADGRSGSPQGSASNTGATPDSGATTATDTASAVAALESWLVSRPASLWWPLAAVVAGAALLTAAALARAGGIAPLPLLVGMVLIAAGTVGTAGALRARTRHSRRTDAARHALTAAGMVEAERAVAASDTVAALAARDRLKEAGTRRELVAAWRDRLLAERERAHARLRELETEATKLRHECGLGAELSGRGVLHDAEAAARLREADGNVARAMAEHAKRATNEAERALRVQEVLAAAGEQSAADPAAAAAIVRRWQQRLDDQASVDRTVEGLREQLAEAMRRRGSAADDLVRLRARLGMAADGSGDAELAALAGAHAGWLQAVAARDTARASLAARTEAADPALLAHPREALQARLDAAGDAPARERELLQRITALETELAATGAERRLEVALSNLERARDKLAEEHVTARRAALADWLLAGLRTEEASTARPVVLENATALLRRFTQGRHRLEVTSGQGGEPTFAAVDETLGRRQSLAELSDGTRVQLLLAVRLAFITAMEDDEPLPLFLDEALTSTDPGRFAAVAAALGELAREQGRQVFYLTSQPGDAAAWDRALVERGLPPAKLIDLARARRLAGAATTAQLAPPPPADLPVPGPGPEGLAAWRREIGVPPFDPRHEAGAQHIDWLLVDDGPLLHRLVVSGAARVGPLLAAADDLIDAGVLDEATATRLRERARAMASFLAHWRVGRGHAVTPTDIDNSKAVTTAMRGPVLELLERVNGDAVAFAAQLADVKRLQERKAEQLLQHLRETGALDERATFDREAVLVRVLGDLGRTVEPGRTGDPTQARLNVAEIRACVARWWEAASAAKG; this is encoded by the coding sequence GTGCGCCTGACCCGGCTTGACATCGAGAGCCTGCCCGGACTGGACGGCCGCTTCACCCTGGAGCCGGCGCCCGGCATCAACGTGGTGGTCGGCCCCAATGCCTCGGGCAAGAGCTCGCTGGCGCGCGCCGTGCACGGACTGCTCTGGCCGAAGAACACGCCGGGCGCTGCCCGACAGTTCCTCGCCGCGACTTTTGTCGACACCGGCGGTGAGCGTGTCGCCGTGCGTCGGCCGGACGGCGCTTTCGAGTGGCTGCGCGGCGGCCAGCCGACAGCGGCGCCAAGGCTGCCGGACGACCACCTGCGCAGCCGCTACGAACTGGGGCTGACGGACCTGGTCGAACAACGCGGCCCCGGACGCGACCGTGCGTTTGCCGCCGAGATCCGCCGCCAGATGACCGGCGGCGTGGACCTGGACCTGGCCGGCAATGACCTGTTCCGCTCGTCCGCTGCGCTGGCGAGCCGGCGCCTGAAGGAGTGGCGCCAGGCGGCACTGGTGCGCGACGAACAGGAACGCCACCAGCGCGACCTTCACGAGCGTCAACGCGGACTCGACGCCTGGCGCACGGAACTGGCCGCCACCGCCGCCCAGGGGCGCGACGCCGAGGCGCTGCGCGCGGCCCTGGCGGTCCTGGATGCGCGCGACATTCTGGCGACGGCAACCGCGCAAATGACGGCCTTTCCACCGGCGCTGGCGGCGTTCCGTCCGGAGGATCCGCAGGCACACCAGTCAGCGTTGCAGCGGCTGGCCGAGGCCGAGGCCGAACTGGCGGCCTGCACCCGTCGCCTCAATGAGGCAGTGGCACGTCGTGAAGCCCTGGGGCCGGTGCCGCCGTTCCCCCCGGCTGTCGACAGCCTGCTCGACGCCTGGCGGCAGGCGGCCGGTTGGCTGGAATCGTCTGCGGTCGACCTGGCGGGCGCGCACAGCCAGCGCGAGGACGCGGCCGCCAGGCTGCGGGGCGCGGCTGACGAGGGCCCATCTGCGGCCGGCAGCCCGGATCGCGAGTCGCTGGCCAGGCTGGCCCGGCTGTTCGTCGATGCGGAAGAAGCCCGGGCACGCCTGAACGCGGCGGACGCGCTGCTGAGCGAGCGGTTGCTCGCCGACGGCAGGAGCGGCTCACCCCAAGGCTCCGCCTCGAACACGGGCGCGACACCTGACTCTGGTGCCACCACGGCCACCGACACCGCTTCCGCCGTCGCGGCCCTCGAATCGTGGTTGGTTTCAAGGCCGGCGTCCCTTTGGTGGCCGCTGGCCGCGGTCGTCGCCGGCGCCGCACTGCTGACCGCTGCGGCGCTGGCGCGTGCGGGCGGCATCGCTCCCTTGCCCCTGCTCGTGGGCATGGTCCTGATCGCGGCCGGGACCGTGGGCACCGCGGGCGCCCTGCGTGCGCGCACCCGGCACTCCCGGCGCACCGACGCGGCGCGACACGCATTGACCGCCGCCGGCATGGTCGAAGCCGAGCGTGCGGTCGCCGCCTCCGACACCGTCGCCGCCCTGGCCGCGCGAGACCGACTGAAGGAAGCGGGAACGCGACGTGAACTCGTGGCGGCCTGGCGCGACAGGCTGTTGGCCGAGCGCGAGCGCGCCCACGCCCGCCTGCGGGAACTCGAAACCGAAGCGACGAAGCTCAGGCACGAGTGCGGCCTTGGCGCTGAACTGAGCGGACGCGGCGTGCTGCACGATGCCGAGGCAGCCGCGCGCCTGCGCGAAGCCGATGGCAACGTTGCGCGCGCCATGGCCGAACACGCCAAACGCGCAACCAACGAAGCCGAGCGCGCCCTGCGCGTGCAGGAAGTACTGGCCGCGGCGGGCGAGCAGTCGGCGGCCGACCCGGCAGCGGCCGCCGCCATCGTGCGCCGCTGGCAGCAACGGCTCGACGACCAGGCGAGCGTTGATCGCACCGTGGAAGGGTTGCGCGAGCAACTGGCCGAGGCCATGCGGCGACGCGGATCAGCTGCCGACGATCTGGTGCGCCTGCGCGCGAGATTGGGCATGGCTGCCGATGGCAGCGGTGACGCCGAGCTGGCGGCACTCGCGGGTGCTCATGCCGGCTGGCTGCAGGCCGTCGCCGCGCGCGACACGGCCCGGGCGTCGCTGGCTGCGCGGACCGAGGCAGCCGATCCCGCGCTGCTGGCCCATCCGCGCGAAGCGCTGCAGGCACGCCTCGACGCCGCGGGTGATGCCCCCGCGCGCGAGCGTGAGCTCTTGCAGCGCATCACCGCGCTCGAGACCGAGCTCGCCGCAACCGGCGCCGAACGACGACTCGAAGTGGCACTGTCGAACCTCGAGCGCGCAAGAGATAAGCTCGCCGAGGAACACGTTACCGCACGTCGCGCCGCGCTGGCCGACTGGTTGCTGGCCGGCCTGCGCACCGAAGAGGCTTCGACGGCGCGACCGGTCGTGCTCGAGAACGCGACAGCACTGTTGCGGCGCTTCACGCAGGGTCGCCATCGCCTCGAAGTGACGTCCGGGCAGGGAGGTGAGCCGACGTTTGCCGCCGTCGATGAGACGCTGGGCCGTCGACAGTCGCTGGCCGAGCTCTCCGACGGCACGCGCGTGCAGCTCCTGCTGGCCGTGCGGCTGGCGTTCATCACCGCGATGGAGGACGACGAGCCGCTTCCCCTGTTCCTGGACGAAGCGCTGACCAGTACCGACCCCGGGCGTTTCGCCGCCGTGGCCGCCGCGCTGGGCGAACTGGCTCGCGAACAGGGCCGACAGGTCTTCTACCTGACCAGCCAGCCCGGCGATGCGGCGGCCTGGGACCGCGCTCTCGTGGAGCGTGGACTGCCGCCGGCAAAGCTCATCGACCTGGCCAGGGCGCGACGCCTGGCTGGTGCGGCAACGACCGCGCAACTGGCGCCGCCGCCGCCTGCCGACCTGCCAGTTCCGGGGCCCGGGCCCGAAGGCCTGGCGGCGTGGCGCCGCGAGATCGGCGTGCCGCCGTTCGACCCGCGACACGAAGCCGGCGCCCAGCACATCGACTGGCTCCTCGTCGACGACGGCCCGTTGCTGCATCGACTGGTGGTGAGCGGCGCCGCCCGGGTGGGCCCGCTGCTGGCCGCTGCCGACGACCTGATCGACGCCGGCGTACTCGACGAGGCGACGGCAACGCGGCTGCGCGAACGGGCGCGGGCCATGGCCTCTTTTCTCGCGCACTGGCGCGTGGGGCGTGGGCACGCAGTCACGCCGACCGACATCGACAACTCGAAAGCGGTGACGACAGCGATGCGCGGCCCCGTGCTGGAACTGCTCGAACGTGTAAATGGCGATGCCGTGGCGTTCGCCGCCCAGCTCGCGGACGTCAAGCGGCTCCAGGAGCGGAAGGCGGAACAACTGCTCCAGCACCTGCGCGAGACCGGCGCCCTGGACGAACGGGCGACGTTCGACCGCGAGGCGGTGCTGGTGCGGGTGCTGGGTGACCTGGGCAGGACGGTTGAACCGGGCAGGACGGGTGATCCGACGCAGGCTCGTCTCAACGTGGCCGAGATCCGCGCCTGCGTGGCGCGCTGGTGGGAAGCCGCCTCGGCGGCGAAGGGCTAG
- a CDS encoding winged helix-turn-helix transcriptional regulator, translating to MDRKLFELQAELCKTLANPKRLEILEILKEHSEISVNELAELLEIPKANTSQHLAVLRQAGVVATRKDGINVYYSLRSTKISEACSLTRQILLERLEAHVGLSDLIRRGGD from the coding sequence ATGGATCGCAAGCTATTTGAACTCCAGGCCGAACTCTGCAAGACCCTGGCGAACCCGAAGCGTCTCGAGATCCTCGAGATCCTCAAGGAACACAGCGAGATCTCGGTCAATGAACTGGCCGAACTGCTGGAGATCCCGAAGGCGAACACGTCGCAGCACCTGGCCGTGCTCCGGCAGGCCGGCGTCGTGGCCACCCGCAAGGACGGCATCAACGTCTACTACAGCCTGCGCTCGACGAAGATCTCGGAGGCCTGTTCGCTCACGCGGCAGATCCTGCTGGAGCGGCTCGAGGCGCATGTGGGGCTGTCCGACCTGATCCGGCGCGGCGGCGACTGA
- the ispH gene encoding 4-hydroxy-3-methylbut-2-enyl diphosphate reductase: MTAPAERRLLTVQPRGFCAGVERAIEVVDRLLELHGTPLFVRREIVHNRSVVEDFRARGVVFVDELDEVPDGATVVFSAHGIAPTVREDAERRGLQAIDATCPLVTKVHQEVLRHVDDGRHMILIGHAGHDEVLGTMGEAPGHITLVTSVADVALLPFPDGTPLALATQTTLSVDETHAIAAALRARYPQLVEPARSDICYATQNRQDAVKALVDLGIGHLLVVGSTNSSNSRRLCEVAINLGVPATLIDGPADLDLASLADVAVIGLTAGASAPEHLVQAVVRELTAAGWAEEPVLAMQENVRFQLPPELQAPRRN; this comes from the coding sequence ATGACCGCACCTGCCGAGCGCCGCCTGTTGACCGTCCAGCCGCGTGGCTTCTGCGCCGGCGTGGAGAGGGCCATCGAGGTCGTCGACCGCCTGCTCGAACTGCACGGCACGCCGCTGTTCGTGCGGCGCGAGATCGTGCACAACCGTTCCGTGGTCGAGGACTTCCGCGCGCGCGGTGTTGTCTTCGTCGACGAGCTGGACGAGGTGCCCGACGGCGCCACGGTCGTCTTCAGCGCGCACGGTATCGCGCCGACGGTGCGCGAGGATGCCGAACGCCGCGGCCTGCAGGCCATCGACGCCACCTGCCCGCTCGTGACGAAGGTGCACCAGGAAGTGCTGCGCCACGTCGATGACGGGCGTCACATGATCCTCATCGGGCACGCCGGCCACGACGAGGTGCTGGGCACCATGGGCGAGGCGCCCGGCCACATCACCCTCGTGACGAGCGTTGCCGACGTGGCATTGCTGCCCTTTCCCGACGGCACGCCGCTGGCGCTGGCGACCCAGACCACGCTCAGCGTCGACGAGACGCACGCGATCGCCGCTGCGCTGCGCGCCCGCTACCCGCAGCTGGTCGAGCCCGCGCGCAGCGACATCTGCTACGCCACCCAGAACCGGCAGGACGCGGTGAAGGCCCTCGTGGACCTGGGCATCGGCCACCTGCTCGTCGTCGGTTCGACGAACAGCAGCAACAGCCGGCGCCTGTGCGAGGTGGCGATCAACCTGGGCGTGCCCGCCACGCTGATCGACGGACCCGCCGACCTCGACCTGGCCTCGCTGGCCGACGTTGCCGTGATCGGGCTGACGGCCGGCGCCTCGGCGCCCGAGCACCTGGTGCAGGCGGTGGTCCGGGAATTGACGGCGGCCGGCTGGGCCGAGGAGCCGGTGCTGGCGATGCAGGAAAATGTGCGCTTCCAGCTGCCCCCCGAGCTTCAGGCACCGCGCCGGAACTGA
- a CDS encoding glycosyltransferase family 39 protein — protein MAAVRAKDGRRLDRRAARNVCCARAAVVAVPIPDKTSSSREDIVAGTPRSRIQASSRAFPWQQAAIVAAVALVVRALFWLPASRSLFMQTPVVDASFFDIWARALVDGREFQAQAFFKPPLAAWVLAALYRLGLGMHGVLVLQLGVGVVTSVITFAIARLAFTPRVALAGAIAAAALPILPFFEAQMVAEAWTTALAQGALLLFLLGTQERAPRTVQKLAAAGLLLGLAALGRPNVLVVLPVLAAWLWWQGRAGARAASTPPWLRLVAPVVAGCVLAIAPATLHNLRYGEFVPVSANLGVNLLTGHSDQADGVSAIPVGVRWDGLQLEARQRGAVTPGRFSDLTTRDALAWALKHPGRELQLLGKKALLLLNAAEGRNNINPRWLAEKEGVFVLSRWWPGTWLLLPLAVAGLALAPRGPQARLLAWLVVVQAAAILPFFVAARFRAPLLPLAALFAAAFVAQLPVWRRENRRQFALAIALAMSLLAVANIDWFRLRDDRWLAPDHFNLALIHSRPYGGRQPDAEKAGEHFRRAVELDPADVDAHERYGAFLLTRARPEVERATALVAAGRAAEAQAMIAQAMPLLEQAGRHHARAIELYPRSHRSALNLGLCRLWQGELAVLHLGPEPTPAAEPAALAALEAYAQAVGSLQLATRIDPSWTEPRQALADVRRRALAVPALTPAVEASRRRFESLAGATGAGAP, from the coding sequence ATGGCCGCCGTGAGGGCAAAGGATGGTCGCCGCCTTGACCGTCGCGCAGCCCGGAACGTATGCTGCGCCCGCGCGGCCGTCGTGGCCGTGCCCATTCCCGACAAGACATCCAGTTCCCGAGAGGACATCGTGGCCGGCACCCCGCGCAGCAGGATCCAGGCATCGAGCCGGGCTTTTCCCTGGCAGCAGGCCGCCATCGTCGCGGCGGTGGCGCTCGTCGTGCGCGCCCTCTTCTGGCTGCCTGCCTCGCGCTCGCTGTTCATGCAGACGCCCGTGGTCGACGCCTCCTTCTTCGATATCTGGGCGCGCGCGCTGGTCGATGGTCGCGAGTTCCAGGCACAGGCCTTTTTCAAGCCGCCGCTGGCCGCGTGGGTGCTGGCCGCGCTGTATCGCCTGGGCCTGGGCATGCACGGCGTACTGGTGCTGCAGCTGGGCGTGGGTGTCGTCACCTCGGTCATCACGTTCGCCATCGCGCGGCTCGCGTTCACGCCGCGTGTCGCGCTGGCCGGCGCCATCGCCGCCGCGGCGCTGCCCATCCTGCCGTTCTTCGAGGCGCAGATGGTGGCCGAGGCGTGGACCACCGCGTTGGCCCAGGGCGCCCTGCTGCTGTTCCTGCTGGGCACACAGGAGCGCGCGCCGCGCACCGTGCAGAAACTGGCGGCGGCCGGCCTGCTGCTGGGCCTCGCTGCGCTGGGCCGGCCCAACGTGCTCGTCGTCCTGCCGGTGCTGGCGGCCTGGTTGTGGTGGCAGGGTCGTGCGGGAGCGCGTGCCGCATCGACGCCGCCGTGGTTGCGCCTCGTGGCGCCGGTCGTCGCGGGTTGCGTCCTGGCGATCGCACCGGCCACGCTGCACAACCTGCGCTACGGCGAGTTCGTGCCGGTCAGCGCGAACCTCGGCGTGAACCTGCTGACCGGGCACAGTGACCAGGCCGACGGCGTCTCCGCCATCCCCGTCGGCGTGCGCTGGGACGGGCTGCAGCTCGAGGCGCGGCAGCGCGGCGCCGTCACGCCGGGCCGATTCTCGGACCTGACGACGCGCGATGCGCTGGCCTGGGCGCTGAAGCACCCCGGTCGCGAGCTGCAGCTGCTGGGGAAGAAGGCGCTGTTGCTGTTGAACGCAGCCGAGGGCCGCAACAACATCAACCCGCGCTGGCTGGCCGAGAAGGAAGGCGTGTTCGTGCTGTCGCGCTGGTGGCCGGGCACCTGGCTGCTGCTGCCGCTGGCCGTCGCGGGGCTGGCGCTGGCGCCGCGGGGGCCGCAGGCGCGCCTGCTGGCCTGGCTCGTCGTGGTCCAGGCCGCGGCCATCCTGCCGTTCTTCGTGGCCGCGCGGTTCCGCGCGCCGCTATTGCCGCTGGCGGCGCTGTTCGCGGCCGCCTTTGTCGCGCAGTTGCCGGTGTGGCGGCGCGAGAACCGTCGCCAGTTCGCGCTGGCGATCGCGCTCGCGATGTCGCTGCTCGCGGTCGCGAACATCGACTGGTTCAGGCTGCGCGACGACCGCTGGCTGGCGCCGGACCACTTCAACCTGGCGTTGATCCACTCGCGGCCCTACGGCGGTCGCCAGCCCGATGCGGAGAAGGCGGGCGAGCACTTCCGTCGCGCCGTCGAGCTCGATCCCGCCGATGTCGATGCGCACGAGCGCTACGGCGCCTTCCTGCTCACACGCGCCCGCCCCGAGGTGGAGCGCGCCACGGCGCTGGTGGCCGCCGGTCGCGCGGCCGAGGCGCAGGCCATGATCGCGCAAGCCATGCCGCTGCTCGAACAGGCGGGTCGTCACCACGCACGCGCCATCGAGTTGTATCCCCGTTCGCACCGCTCGGCGCTCAACCTGGGCCTGTGCCGGCTCTGGCAGGGTGAACTGGCGGTACTGCATCTGGGACCCGAGCCGACGCCGGCGGCGGAGCCCGCCGCGCTGGCGGCGCTCGAAGCCTATGCGCAGGCGGTGGGCTCACTGCAGTTGGCCACGCGCATCGACCCTTCGTGGACCGAACCGAGGCAGGCGCTCGCCGATGTGCGCCGCCGCGCGCTGGCTGTACCCGCGTTGACACCGGCGGTCGAGGCCTCGCGCCGGCGCTTCGAGAGCCTGGCCGGCGCGACCGGAGCGGGGGCTCCCTGA
- a CDS encoding sulfite exporter TauE/SafE family protein — MDCCSPVAEVHAATLTLWAALGVGLTTSLGHCLGMCGPLISTFSLAQGRTDSRLTRLVPGLLLYHLGRLNAYALIGALFGLLMTVTHTEGPSPTIRAAIFGFSGTLMVLMGLGLGGWLPTGHLLQNHRLGQFIAGRFMALAGTSSMAGRYFLGVANGFLPCGPVYAMAAATLTAPTPLHGAGTMAMFGLGTVPVLLAVGLGAGRLAPALQRRFNLAAAILVVFMGLEFLFRAGKLVGLVREIRWGFVPLF; from the coding sequence ATGGATTGCTGCAGTCCCGTTGCCGAAGTCCACGCCGCGACCCTGACCCTGTGGGCTGCGCTGGGTGTCGGCCTGACCACCAGCCTGGGCCACTGCCTGGGCATGTGCGGACCGCTGATCAGTACGTTCTCGCTGGCGCAGGGCAGGACCGACAGCCGCCTGACGCGGCTGGTGCCCGGCCTCCTGCTCTATCATCTGGGACGCCTGAACGCGTACGCGCTGATCGGCGCGTTGTTCGGCCTACTGATGACCGTGACCCACACCGAAGGCCCGTCGCCGACGATACGCGCGGCCATCTTCGGCTTCTCCGGCACCCTGATGGTGCTCATGGGCCTGGGCCTCGGCGGCTGGCTGCCCACCGGACACCTGCTGCAGAACCACCGGCTGGGCCAGTTCATCGCCGGCAGGTTCATGGCCCTGGCCGGCACCTCGTCGATGGCCGGCCGCTATTTCCTGGGCGTGGCCAACGGCTTCCTGCCCTGCGGCCCGGTCTACGCCATGGCCGCCGCGACCCTCACCGCGCCCACGCCACTGCATGGCGCCGGCACCATGGCGATGTTCGGGCTCGGCACGGTGCCGGTGCTGCTCGCCGTGGGCCTCGGCGCGGGCCGGCTGGCTCCTGCGCTGCAGCGGCGGTTCAACCTGGCCGCCGCCATCCTGGTCGTGTTCATGGGCCTCGAGTTCCTGTTTCGCGCGGGGAAGCTGGTGGGGCTGGTGCGCGAGATCCGCTGGGGGTTCGTGCCGCTGTTCTGA